A genomic window from Anthonomus grandis grandis chromosome 2, icAntGran1.3, whole genome shotgun sequence includes:
- the LOC126733508 gene encoding kinesin-like protein costa, whose product MESFIETAVRICPIVEDKQDLVCLENDSLSNTVKILNSHSYPVNNALPLNCSQASVFNNVVEPLIPFFLEGCDVSVVTLGQYQTGKTYTLYGPGLNYTASESDQGVVPRFLREIFLRLKATTEKEKSWSVHLSWSHISGDSIQDLLGSGSVEIEDILEAFQVIHLGLTGLGKVGSHSLLTVTLEQQVFVDNVVHHRVSTASFADLSGCEKFFTQNPQGHIETLLKDSGLQTLHNCITCLSNPYYSTQTPYGDSVLTTLLRDSFGGRAKTVLLCCISPWLQDLRETVYTLSLASRAQLIKNLVTVNTYVTAQNNGAEQLDVFGLQFAVNQLLKLVVNAEELFQKLLAVGTLKKTELQLISQWLLLKQECEECLSETSEPHRSLERIEEEDVEGFSEEEEEDDSSEVEEELTEDEEGQCRLEHLINQFQQETDNLVSRRNRADNKSVNTLAKSVDNSTSSAHHKGRRGSIYSFEELQQRQDSSLQKSGLSSEDDILLTEEPKTYESRQRAIKQLNLTIKGLEKEITDINESIKIKETLIQQLEKRINNNKIQQKCHKLKKDAKSLQEKINFARKNHNSLIETKHQEELEEVENKLTIAQNLKEISEEDNNRQLKELKESLYNSKRQLEKLTKLKKRKLKKKNSYESEKCSFDETKAIVPLKLSASDPLSSENLEKCRHEIRNLRKTREFLMEQRHHQVDRNKKIPSEPEEKKLLQYEEAIETIDLAIEYKNELMCGHGTVFQKNCDSSKEIGEIMLLDRLMQLSETELRMLLYRYFQRIIELRYSGKKLERQIIEYETQNEHLIDRIQNLSRSLQQVRLDGERRMVNLQQENQDRIHLVLRHLDGGKDAARGGNNDRNISIFGKQAAIPRPVGRKMDKSSLITRITRIARTEIVPRQLQNVFPSSQAKITRQKNKLFIQQTASSNQ is encoded by the exons ATGGAGTCATTTATAGAAACAGCGGTGAGAATATGCCCCATTGTTGAGGACAAACAAGACCTGGTATGCCTAGAAAACGATAGCTTAAGTAACACAGTAAAAATCCTTAATTCACATTCTTACCCAGTGAACAACGCTTTGCCCTTAAACTGCTCACAAGCCTCTGTATTCAATAATGTAGTCGAGCCACTCATACCATTTTTCCTTGAGGGCTGTGATGTTAGTGTGGTAACTTTGGGTCAATACCAGACTGGCAAGACCTATACACTATATGGGCCAGGGTTGAATTACACTGCTAGTGAATCAGATCAAGGTGTAGTGCCAAGATTCTTAAGggagatttttttaagattaaaggCAACCACTGAGAAAGAGAAATCTTGGTCAGTGCATTTAAGTTGGTCACATATCAGTGGGGACTCTATACAGGATCTGTTAGGGAGTGGCAGTGTTGAAATTGAGGATATTTTGGAGGCATTTCAGGTGATACATTTGGGCTTGACAGGATTGGGAAAGGTTGGAAGTCATTCTTTATTGACAGTAACATTGGAACAGCAAGTTTTTGTTGATAATGTTGTGCACCATCGGGTTTCTACTGCTAGTTTTGCTG ATCTCTCGGGTTGTGAAAAATTCTTCACCCAAAATCCCCAGGGGCACATTGAGACCCTCCTAAAAGACTCGGGCCTCCAAACACTCCATAACTGCATTACTTGCCTCTCAAACCCTTACTATTCCACTCAAACCCCTTATGGAGACTCAGTATTAACTACCCTACTCAGAGACTCCTTCGGAGGCAGAGCAAAAACTGTTCTCCTCTGCTGCATCTCGCCATGGCTTCAAGACTTAAGAGAAACCGTTTATACACTTTCTCTAGCCTCCAGGGCTCAACTGATCAAAAACTTAGTAACAGTAAACACATATGTAACTGCTCAGAACAATGGCGcagaacaacttgacgtttttgGCCTTCAGTTCGCTGTTAACCAATTGTTGAAGCTGGTGGTGAATGCGGAAGAACTGTTTCAGAAGCTGTTAGCTGTTGGAACTTTAAAGAAGACAGAGTTGCAGCTGATTTCCCAGTGGTTGTTGTTAAAGCAGGAGTGTGAAGAGTGTCTGAGTGAAACCTCTGAGCCACATAGGAGTTTGGAGCGGATCGAGGAGGAGGATGTGGAAGGGTTTTCCGAGGAGGAAGAGGAGGATGATAGTTCAGAGGTGGAGGAGGAATTAACTGAGGATGAAGAGGGGCAGTGCAG GCTAGAACACCTTATAAACCAGTTTCAACAAGAAACTGATAATTTAGTAAGTAGGCGTAACAGGGCGGATAACAAATCTGTGAACACTTTAGCTAAAAGTGTTGATAATTCCACAAGTTCAGCACACCATAAAG GTAGGAGAGGCAGCATTTACTCTTTTGAAGAATTACAACAGAGGCAAGACTCCTCTTTACAAAAGTCCGGTTTAAGCAGTGAGGATGATATCTTATTGACCGAAGAACCCAAGACATATGAATCAAGGCAAAGGGCTATAAAGCAG ctcAATTTGACCATCAAGGGCCTGGAAAAAGAAATAACCGACATAAACGAGTCGATAAAAATAAAGGAGACTCTGATCCAACAACTCGAGAAGCGcataaacaacaacaaaatccaacaaaaatgccacaaattaaaaaaggacgCGAAGAGtctccaagaaaaaattaatttcgcccGCAAAAACCACAACAGTCTGATCGAAACCAAACACCAAGAAGAACTGGAAGAGGTGGAAAACAAACTGACAATCGctcaaaacttaaaagaaatctCCGAGGAAGATAACAATCGGCAACTAAAAGAGCTCAAGGAGAGCCTGTACAACTCCAAGCGACAACTGGAGAAACTCACGAAGCTCAAAAAGCGCAAACTGAAAAAGAAAAACTCCTACGAGTCAGAAAAGTGCAGCTTCGACGAGACTAAGGCGATCGTCCCGTTAAAATTATCCGCCTCCGATCCGTTGAGCTCGGAAAACTTGGAAAAGTGCCGGCACGAGATCAGAAATCTGAGAAAAACGCGGGAGTTTCTCATGGAGCAGCGCCACCATCAGGTGGATCGGAACAAGAAAATCCCCAGCGAACCGGAGGAGAAGAAGCTGCTCCAGTACGAGGAGGCGATCGAAACGATCGATTTGGCCATCGAGTATAAGAACGAACTAATGTGCGGACACGGAACCgtttttcaaaagaattgcGACAGCAGCAAGGAAATTGGTGAGATCATGTTGCTGGATCGGTTGATGCAGCTGAGCGAGACTGAACTGAGGATGTTGCTGTACCGATATTTTCAACGG ATAATCGAGCTGCGGTACAGCGGCAAAAAACTCGAAAGACAAATAATCGAATACGAGACCCAAAACGAGCATCTGATCGATCGAATTCAGAATCTGAGTCGCAGTTTGCAGCAGGTGCGGTTGGACGGTGAGCGTCGCATGGTAAATCTCCAGCAGGAGAACCAGGACCGGATCCATCTGGTGTTGCGTCATCTCGACGGCGGTAAAGATGCCGCTCGCGGAGGCAATAACGATAGGAATATTAGCATATTTG gTAAACAAGCTGCTATTCCAAGACCGGTCGGTCGTAAAATGGACAAGAGCAGCCTGATCACCCGCATAACGCGGATCGCAAGGACCGAAATCGTTCCCAGGCAACTTCAGAACGTTTTTCCGTCGTCCCAGGCGAAAATCACCAGGCAgaagaataaattgtttattcagCAAACCGCTAGTAGCAATCAGTAa